A genome region from Nitrospiraceae bacterium includes the following:
- a CDS encoding DUF3313 domain-containing protein, translated as MPSWILILSCSITLTSCASTYQAEPKQSGFLGDYSLLKKGEEGEASLVYRKYDNDYDKWRSYTEILLEPVQIWKGEKTQLNEEDAEYLAKIVWSRLDEELRKDYKMTSGQGVGVLRIQTAVTEAGTSMPVLDLITTLYPGTRLISEGKRWASGTESFVGAASVEIKITDSQSGELLGTAVDRRGGGKYVTKGFHRWTDVEEAFTYWAKQLRWRLCLERRVPGCDLMKPEA; from the coding sequence ATGCCCTCCTGGATCTTAATCCTTTCCTGTTCCATCACACTGACCAGTTGCGCGAGTACCTACCAAGCCGAGCCGAAACAATCCGGATTCCTCGGTGACTATTCGTTGCTGAAGAAGGGTGAAGAGGGGGAAGCGTCCCTTGTCTATCGCAAGTATGACAATGACTATGACAAGTGGCGGTCATATACAGAGATTCTCCTGGAGCCCGTGCAAATTTGGAAGGGGGAGAAGACCCAATTAAACGAGGAAGACGCGGAGTATCTAGCGAAAATTGTCTGGTCGCGGCTGGATGAAGAACTTCGCAAAGACTATAAAATGACGAGTGGTCAAGGCGTTGGCGTCCTCCGTATCCAGACAGCGGTCACGGAAGCAGGAACCAGCATGCCCGTCCTCGATCTCATCACCACTCTCTATCCGGGAACACGGCTCATTTCTGAAGGAAAGCGATGGGCCAGCGGCACCGAATCGTTCGTCGGCGCCGCATCCGTTGAAATCAAAATTACGGATTCTCAATCCGGTGAGCTATTGGGCACCGCCGTAGATCGTCGCGGAGGCGGAAAGTACGTGACCAAGGGATTTCACAGGTGGACTGACGTGGAAGAAGCGTTTACCTATTGGGCCAAACAGCTTCGCTGGCGCCTGTGTCTCGAACGTCGAGTGCCAGGATGCGATCTGATGAAGCCGGAAGCCTAG